The DNA region TACGCCGACCGCTCGGGCACGGGCGAGGCGAACCTCAACGCCGGGAGCGTGTCGACGCGTTGGGGGCCGCTGTCCGCCACCGACCGGGACTTCCTCGTGAAGGTGCGCCTCGCCGGACTCTGGGAGATACCCGCCGGACAGCAGGCCGTGGAACGCGCGCCGAGCAAGGCCGTCAAGGAGGCGGGCGACCATCTGATCGTCGGCCACACCGACCTCGACCAGCGGGTGCGGGGTGTCGCCTCACAGCTGAGCGTCGAGCTGCCGAACCAGCCCAACGCCCAGCAGCAGGGCTGGCTACGGGAGTTGACCGACGCGAGCGGCGAGGACTACCAGCGCAAGTTCGCCAACCTGCTGCGCGTCTCGCACGGCAAGGTCTTCGCCCTCATCGCCCAGGTCCGGGACACCACCCGCAACTCCCTCGTGCGCCAGCTCGCCTCCGACGCCAACCAGACCGTCCTCGACCACATCACGATGCTCGAGGGCACCGGCTACGTCGACTTCGACGCCATCGCGAACGACACCGCGGGCAAGTCCACCGCGAGCCCCACCGGCCCCCCGCCGCCCGACGGCGACACTCCCCCGCAGCCCGCCCCCGCGAGCCCCACCGGCGACGTCTCCGGCACCTCGCGGCCCTCCCCCGGCCCTCCGGGCACCGTCAACACCGATCGGCCCGAACCTCAAATGTAGCTCTGAAACCCCTGATCAGAAGGTTCACCCCGGTCTGGCGCGGTCATGACTACGGCTACGTGAACGTCCGGGGAGGACCAGCGGCAAGGAGGGGGAACGACGATGACCGCACGGGGGACGACAGCGGTACGGGAGACAGCAGCGGCACAGGAGACAGCGGTAACCGCACGAGGAACGACGACCCAACTGGGGACCGGCATCGGATGGCGACCGGAGATCGCCGACGCCGTCGAGCGCATGCCCGGCATCGACTGGGTCGAGGCCGTCGCCGAGAACGTGTGCCCGGGCCACCTGCCCGACTCGCTGCTGCGGCTGCGCGAGCGCGGCGTGGCCGTCGTGCCGCACGGCGTCTCGCTCGGCCTCGGCGGCGCGGAGCGCCCGGACGAGGCCCGGCTCACCGCGCTCGCGGAGCGCGCGCAGGCACTCGGCTCACCGCTCGTCACCGAGCACATCGCCTTCGTACGGGCCGGTGGCGCCCTCACCGCGTCGCCGCACCTCGAAGCGGGACACCTGCTGCCCGTGCCGCGCACCCGCGACGCGCTCGCCGTGCTGTGCGAGAACGTCCGCATCGCCCAGGACGCGCTGCCCGTACCGCTCGCCGTCGAGAACATCGCCGCCCTCATCTCCTGGCCCGGCGAGGAGATGACGGAGGGGCAGTTCCTGTACGAGCTGGTGGAGCGGACCGGCGTCCGGCTGCTCATCGACGTCGCCAACCTGCACACCAACCACGTCAACCGGGGCGAGGACCCGGCCCGCGCCCTGGACGAGCTGCCGGTGGAGGCCATCGCGTACGTCCACGTGGCGGGCGGCTTCGAGCGGGACGGCGTCTGGCACGACAGCCACGCCCACCCCGTGCCCCGGCCCGTCCTCGACATCCTCGCCGACCTCGCCGCGCGCACCCGGCCGCCGGGGGTGCTCCTGGAGCGGGACGAGAACTTCCCCGAGGGCGACGAGCTGGAGCGGGAGCTGGCGGCGATCCGGGACACGGTGGCGACGGCGACGACCACGTCCACGGCGTCCACGGCGTCGGCGGCGCTCCCGGAGGCGTTTCCGGCGGCGGCCCCAGCTCCGGACCGCGCGCCGGACCCGGCCGCCGGACCCGCGCCCACCACGCCCGCGCCCGAGCCGGCCGCCACCCCCGAAGCCCGCCAGCGCGTCGCCCTCGCCCAGGCCGCCCTGCTCTCCGCCCTCGTCGCCGGCACCCCCGCGCCGGAGGGCTTCGACGGGGCACGCCTGAGGGTGCAGAGCCGGGCGCTGGCCGCCAAGCGGGCCGACGTGGTGGCGAAGGTCGCCCCCGAACTCCCGTGGATCGTCGGCGAGACGTACCGCGCGGACTTCCTCGGCTACGCCCGCACCCGCCCCATGACGGGCGGCTACCGCCAGGACGCGCTGGACTTCGCCGAGCACCTGCTGCTCGCCGGGCGGCCCGAGGACGCGGCGGCGCGGGGCGAGCTGACGGCCTGGTGGCTGGAGCGCTCGGGCCCGAAGCCGCTCGACGGGCGCCCCCTCACCCGCTGGCTGCGCACCCGGGCGGCCCGGATCGCGCTGCGCAAGGCGCGGCGGCGCACCCCCGGCCACGCAGGCGTGGACGCCGACCCCGCCCCGGCGACGTAGCCAACTGCCCCATTTCGTACAGCCGTTGACGTACTCCGTCCGGTATGCGGGACGCCTCCCCCGCGCCGCGCACTAGCGTGCGGTGGCGCGACAGGAGGCGTCATGCGTTCCCGAATCATCAGCGGCACCGGTCTCGTCCTCACGGGGCTCGTGGCCACGCTGGCCGCGCTGGTCTATCCCGTGTGGTCGTACGAGGACCGCTCGGGCACCGGCCTCGACGCGCTCACCTCGCAGACCGTGTCGACCGACTACGGACCGCTGTCCGCGCTCGACCGGGACTTCATCACCAAGGTGCGGCTCGCGGGCCTGTGGGAGCTGCCCGCGGGCCAGCAGGCCGGGGAGCGCGGCACCACCCGGGCCGTGCACGTCGCGGGCAAGCACCTGGTCGAGGGGCACACGTTCCTGGACGCGCGGGTGCGCGAGGTGGCGGCGGCGCTGCGGCTCGAACTGCCCAGCCAGCCCAGCGCCCAGCAGCGGCGCTGGCTCGCGGAGCTGAGCGCGGAGCGCGGCACGGCGTACGACGTGAAGTTCGCGAACATCCTGCGGCGCGCGCACGGCACGGTCTTCTCGCTGGTGGCGGAGGTCCGCGCCACCACCCGCAACTCCCAGGTGCGCGCACTCGCCGACGACGCGAACACCACGGTCCTCGACCACATCAAGGTCCTGGAGGGGACGGGCCTCGTCGACTTCGACGGCCTGGCCCGCGACGCCGCCACGTCCACGACCCCGCCACCGGACCGCTCCCCCGCGCCCCCCGGCCCCCAGGACTCCCCGCCCCCCGCGGCACCGGTGTCCCCGACTCCCACGTACTCCCTGCCCCCCGCCGTCTCACGGCCCGCGCCCGGACTGCGCGACTGAGGCAGGACGGTGGGGCCGGACCGGCGGGACAGCCAGTGCGGCGGGGGCGTCCACATCGTGGAATACCGGTAGCGGCGTCACAGCTCCTTCACATAGAAATCCGGCATGTTCTGGGTCCCGCTGCTGCTCCTCGCCTGTGCTCTCGCCGCGCTGTCCTGCGGCCGACTCTGCGTGGCGGCCGTGCGGGCCGCGGCCAGTGAGCCGCGCGGGGCGCACGAGGGACGGCGTCTGACGCTGTACGAGGCGGCGTTCCTGTCGGGCGGGCCCGGCCGGGTCGTCGACGTGGCACTGCTCTCGATGGCGCGGGGGCGGCGGCTCCTGCTCGCGCACACGGGATGGGCGACCGTGGTGGATCCGGTGCCCGGGGACGACCTGGAGCGGTCGGTGCTCGGGGCGATAGGTCCGGCCGGGCAGTCGCGGATCGCGCCGGTGCGCACGGCCGCGGCGGCCGGTGACGGGGTGCGGGCGCTCGCGGACCGGCTGGTCGCGGCGGGACTCGCGGTGCCGGACGGGATGTGGTCGGGGATCGCGGGCGCGGCGCGGCAGGTGCGGGCGGCCGCGGTCGCCGTCGTGGTCCTCGGGGCGTGCGCGACGCTGCTTCCCGCCGAGGGTCGGGAGGGGGAGCTGCCGGTCGCGGTCTGGTTCGCGCTGCCGTTCTTCCTCACCGTGAGCTGCCTGGCCATCGCCCGCTTCGAGGTGCCGACCACGCGCTGGGCGTCCCCGGCGGGGCGGCGGCTGCTCGGCGCGCTGCCCTCGCGGGACGACCTGACGTCGGTGGCCGTGCGGGGCCTGCGCGCCCTGGAGGACCCGGCGCTGCGCGCCGCGCTCTCCCACCGGGACCCGAACCTCGACGGGTACCGCGACGCCCGGCCGTAGGGCTGCGCGCGGCCGGTTCGAGGGGCCATTGGGGCGCGACTCGCGACGCCCGCGGGCCGGTGCTGGACTTTGCCGCCCTTCGAACTAAGTATCCCTTTTGTTGTGATTTTGCGATTTACGCGATCACTTGGGCCCGCGCCGCGAAAGGGACACAGAACAGCGATGAGAGCACCAGCAACCGCCGCCGCCCGGTACAGAGCCGTCAGAGCCGTCGGCACCATCGGCTCCCTCGCCCTGACCGCCCTCGCCGCGGCCCCCGCGAGCGCCGCCCCCCTCTCCGGCGCCTTGGCCACCCCCTCCTCCGAGACCCTCGGCACCGCCCTCGCCGCCCAGCGCGCCCAGATCGCCGGCATCGACTTCGGCCCCTGCCCGCGGGTGGAGAACCTGCCGCCGTCCGTGGAGTGCGGCACGGTCGCCGTCCCCCTCGACTACGCCCACCCCGACGGCAAGCAGATCCGGCTCACCGTCAGCCGCGTCGAGGCCACCGGGAAGTCGGGCCGGGCCGTGGTGTCGCGGCAGGGCGCGCTCGTCTTCAACCCGGGCGGCCCGGGCGCGTCCGGGATGTACTTCCCGATGGTCGGCCCGATGCCGGAGTGGCGGCGCATCGCGGCGGCGTACGACCTCGTCGGCTACGCCCCGCGCGGGGTGGGCCGCTCCGCGCCGCTGTCCTGCCAGGACCCCGAGCAGTTCACCAAGGCGCCCACCAACTCGCCGACGCACCCCGACGCCTCGTACAAGGCGGAGCGCATCGCGCGGGCGAAGGCCTACGCACGCGGCTGCGCCCGGCACGCGGGCCCGGACCTGCGGCACTACACCACCCTCAACAACGCCCGGGACCTGGACGTCCTCCGCGCCGCGCTCGGCGAGCGGAAGCTGACGTTCATGGGCGCCTCGTACGGCACCTACATCGGCTCCGTCTACGCGACGCTGTTCCCCGGGCACGTGCGCCGCATGGTCTTCGACTCGGCGGTCAACCCGTCCCCGGACCAGATCTGGTACGCCAACAACCTGGACCAGTCCTTCGCCTTCGAGCGACGCTGGGCGGACTTCCGCACCTGGGTCGCCAAGCACCACAAGACGTACCGCCTGGGCACCACGCCCGAGGAGGTGCAGCGCTCCTACGAGACCGTCCGCGCCGAGCTGACGCACAAGCCCGCGGGCGGCAAGGTCGGCTCCTCGCAGCTGCGGGCGGCGTTCCTGCGGGCCGCGTACTACGACGACTACTGGCCGATGCGGGCGACGGCCCTCTCACAGTATCTGAAGGGCAACCCGCAGCCGCTGATCCAGCAGGCCGCGCCGCATCCGGCGGCGGCCGCCGAGGACGAGAACGGCAACGCCGTCTACACGGCCGTCGAGTGCAACGACGCCGCCTGGCCCACCGACTTCCCCACCTGGGACCGCGACAACTCCGCCCTCGCGCGCATCGCCCCGTTCGAGACCTGGGACAACGCCTGGATGAACCTGCCGTGCGCCTACTGGCCCGCGCCGCGCCAGCAGCCCCTGGACGTGCGCACCGCCCCGGGCGCGCTGCCCCCGACCCTGATCCTGGCCGCCGAGCGGGACGCGGCGACGCCGTACGAGGGCGCTCTCGAACTGCACCACCGGCTCGCGGGTTCGGTCCTCGTGACCGAGAAGGACGCGGGCACGCACGGCATCGCGGGCGGCCCGAACGCCTGCGTCAACGGCCACACGGAGGCGTATCTCCTGGAGGGCGAGCTCCCGGTGCGGCGCGCGTCGTGCGCGCCGCACCCGGAACCGAAGCCGCTGTCGACGGGACGGGCGGCGGGTCTTCCCAAGCCGCTCTAGGCGTCAGAGCGCCCCCAGGCGCTCCAGCGGGAACGGCGGCTGGGCCAACGGACGCACCGCCAGCCGCGTCAGCGGCAGGACGTTGTCATCGCCGGCGGTGCGGTTGGCATGCAGTACGCCACAGTGGGTGCAGCGGTGGACGAGGACCCACTCGCCGTCTCCTCGTACGGAGATGGCGAGGGGTTCCATCCTGGCTCCGCAGTCCGCCGCCCGGTCGCCCGGGGTGTCGTCGAGGTGACGGCTCCACAGGCAGTTCGGGCAGTGGTTGCGGTGGTCGGTGCCCGGTGCGGTCATCGACACGTCGAGACCGCACTGCAGGCAGCGGAAGGACTGGGCGCGAGCTTCAGTGCGCGCCCGCCGCGAGGTGTTGCGTGACATGGGAGAGAGAACTCCTGAGCGATGCGGAACGGGGTGAACTCGAGAGATTCCGCAGGGCCCTGGGCATACAACACCGGCTTCCATCAGAGGGGTTCGACTGAAGGGTCGTTCGACCTCTCAGGCAGAGGTTCGACCTCTCGATGAAACCCTCCGCGCGGCGGGCGCGGCAACCGGATTTCGGCTCAGGCGAGGCCCGCCACGAGGTCCGCCACGGACTTGCGGCGGCCGGTGAAGAACGGGACCTCCTCGCGGACGTGCATGCGGGCCTCGGAGGCGCGCAGGTGCCGCATGAGGTCGACGATGCGGTACAGCTCGTCGGCCTCGAAGGCCAGCAGCCACTCGTAGTCGCCGAGGGAGAACGAGGCGACCGTGTTGGCGCGCACGTCGGGGAAGCCGCGGGCCATCTTGCCGTGGTCGGCGAGCATGCGGCGGCGGTCCTCGTCGGGCAGCAGGTACCAGTCGTAGGAGCGCACGAAGGGGTACACCGAGACGTAGTCGCGGGGCGTCTCGTCGGCGAGGAACGCCGGGATGTGCGACTTGTTGAACTCGGCGGGGCGGTGCAGCGCCATGTTCGACCAGACCGGCTCCAGGGCGCGGCCGAGCTTGGTGCGCCGGAAGAGGTTGTACGCCTCCTGGAGCTCGTCGGCGGTCTCCGCGTGCCACCAGATCATGACGTCGGCGTCGGCGCGCAGGCCGGACACGTCGTAGGTGCCGCGGACGGTGATGTCACGGGCCGCGAGCTTGTCGAACAGCTCCTGGACCTCGTCGGCGTACCCGAGGCGGCTCTCGGGCAGGACGTCGCGCAGCTTGAAGACGGACCACAGGGTGTAGCGGATGACCTCGTTGAGGTCCTTGGCCTTCTTGCCGGCGTTCGGGATCTTGGCGGGGGCGTCGTCACTCATGCGGCCATTCTCCCGCGCCGCCGCGCAGGCTCCGCACCGGGTTCGCGGTGAGCTCGCGCACGCCCGCCCGTCGCCCACCACCACCCTCAACCGAAGCGCTGCGCGCTGTCCCTCTTGCCTGCGACATCCCCCGTCTTGCCGCCGACATCCCCCGTCAGCCGGTCCACCGCCGCGTTGGCGCTGGCGATGCAGGCGGGGATGCCCACTCCGTCGTACGCGGCCCCGCAGACCGCGAGGCCCGGCATCCGCCCCACGTGCTCGCGGACGCGGGCCACGCGCGCGTGGTGGCCCACGGGGTACTGCGGCAGGCCGCTGTCCCAGCGGGTGACGGCCGAGGCGACGGGCGCCGCGTCGAGGCCGGTGGCGGCGCGCAGATCCCCCCGCGACACGTCGACCAGCTCGTCGTCCGGGCGGCCCAGGTCCTTCTCGTCGCCGTACCGCCCCACGGACGTGCGCAGCACGAACAGCTCCGGGTCCTGGTCCGCGATCCACCCCCACTTCTGGCTCGCGAACGTCGACGCCTTGATGGTCCGCCCGTCCACGGGCGGCACCAGGAACCCGCTCCCCTCGGGCAGCGCGCCCACGTCGGCCCTGCGGTAGGCGAGGGTGATCAGCGCCATGGAGGCGTACTCGACGGCGCGCAGCTCGGCGGCGGCGCCGGGGACGTCGTGCTCCAGGAGACGGGCGGCGTGCGGGGCGGGCACGGCGAGGACGACGGCGTCGGCCTCCAGGTCCCAGTCGTCGACGTACACCTCCCAGCCGTCCTCGACCCGGCGCAGCCCGTGGACGGCGCTCTTCAGGAGGATCTCGCCGCCCCGCGCCCGCACCGACTCCGCGACGGCGAGCGGCAGTCGGCCGACGCCGCCGTCGATGCCCATGAAGACGGGGCCCTGCTGCTGGTTCCCGGCGGCGCGGGCCTGGAGGTCGCGGACGCCCTCGGTGAGGGAGGTGTGGGTGCGGGCGGCCTCGAAGAGCTGCGGGACGGCGGAGCGCATCGAGATGCGGTACGCGTCCCCGGCGTACACCCCGCCGAGCAGGGGCTCCACCAGGCGGTCCACGACCTCGCGGCCGACCCGGCGGGCGACGTACTCCCCGACCGCGACGTCGTCACCGACCTCGGTGGGCGGCAGTTCGCGGTCCCGCCCGATACGGCGCAGGCCCTCGTCGGAGAGCACCCCGGCGACGGCGGACGCGTCGCCGGGCACGCCCATGACGTGCCCCTTGGGCATGGGCCGCAGCGCGCCGCGGGTCCAGATCGCGGCGCTCGCCGTCGCCGGTGCCTGAAGCCGGTCGCCGAGGCCCACCTCGCGGGCCAGACCGACCGCCTCCGGCCTGCGGGCCAGCATGGACTCGGCGCCGAGGTCGACGTGTACGCCCGCGATCTCGCCCGCGCGCAGCTTCCCGCCGAGCCGGTCGGAGGCCTCGAGGACGGTGACGCGCGCTCCGGCGTCGAGGAGTCGGTGCGCGGCGGCGAGACCCGCGATGCCGCCACCGATGACGACGACGTGGCCGAGGCCGCCCGGGGGGCCGTCGGGGGCGGAGGGGTGCTGGCTCGTCCGTGTGTCCGCTGCGCGCATGCCCCCACTCTCTCAGAGCCCCTCCGCAGTGCTTCCGGGCACCTGAACGCCTCCGGCCCAGTCACCCGCACACCCTCCGGTCCCCGGCACGCTTCCGGACGAGTCCCGTCCGTGACCGCGCCGGAACCTCATCGGGACCACCCGGACCGAACATCGTGACCGGCCCCGGCGTCGTAGGAGCACACTCACCACGATCTCGGGGGTACGTCGATGCACACGTCCAGCACGTCAGGGTCATCCGGTACGGGCGGCGGGCCCGCGCCCGCCGGGGCGCCACCGGCCCCGGGCGCGCCGACGCCCCGCGGCCGGGCGGGGCGCACCGCGCGGCGGGGTCCGCTCACCGGGCTCGCCGCGGTGC from Streptomyces flavofungini includes:
- a CDS encoding DUF4142 domain-containing protein, with amino-acid sequence MGRINGTALIIAALVVTVGALAFPVWSYADRSGTGEANLNAGSVSTRWGPLSATDRDFLVKVRLAGLWEIPAGQQAVERAPSKAVKEAGDHLIVGHTDLDQRVRGVASQLSVELPNQPNAQQQGWLRELTDASGEDYQRKFANLLRVSHGKVFALIAQVRDTTRNSLVRQLASDANQTVLDHITMLEGTGYVDFDAIANDTAGKSTASPTGPPPPDGDTPPQPAPASPTGDVSGTSRPSPGPPGTVNTDRPEPQM
- a CDS encoding DUF692 domain-containing protein: MPGIDWVEAVAENVCPGHLPDSLLRLRERGVAVVPHGVSLGLGGAERPDEARLTALAERAQALGSPLVTEHIAFVRAGGALTASPHLEAGHLLPVPRTRDALAVLCENVRIAQDALPVPLAVENIAALISWPGEEMTEGQFLYELVERTGVRLLIDVANLHTNHVNRGEDPARALDELPVEAIAYVHVAGGFERDGVWHDSHAHPVPRPVLDILADLAARTRPPGVLLERDENFPEGDELERELAAIRDTVATATTTSTASTASAALPEAFPAAAPAPDRAPDPAAGPAPTTPAPEPAATPEARQRVALAQAALLSALVAGTPAPEGFDGARLRVQSRALAAKRADVVAKVAPELPWIVGETYRADFLGYARTRPMTGGYRQDALDFAEHLLLAGRPEDAAARGELTAWWLERSGPKPLDGRPLTRWLRTRAARIALRKARRRTPGHAGVDADPAPAT
- a CDS encoding DUF4142 domain-containing protein, with the translated sequence MRSRIISGTGLVLTGLVATLAALVYPVWSYEDRSGTGLDALTSQTVSTDYGPLSALDRDFITKVRLAGLWELPAGQQAGERGTTRAVHVAGKHLVEGHTFLDARVREVAAALRLELPSQPSAQQRRWLAELSAERGTAYDVKFANILRRAHGTVFSLVAEVRATTRNSQVRALADDANTTVLDHIKVLEGTGLVDFDGLARDAATSTTPPPDRSPAPPGPQDSPPPAAPVSPTPTYSLPPAVSRPAPGLRD
- a CDS encoding TIGR04222 domain-containing membrane protein, which produces MFWVPLLLLACALAALSCGRLCVAAVRAAASEPRGAHEGRRLTLYEAAFLSGGPGRVVDVALLSMARGRRLLLAHTGWATVVDPVPGDDLERSVLGAIGPAGQSRIAPVRTAAAAGDGVRALADRLVAAGLAVPDGMWSGIAGAARQVRAAAVAVVVLGACATLLPAEGREGELPVAVWFALPFFLTVSCLAIARFEVPTTRWASPAGRRLLGALPSRDDLTSVAVRGLRALEDPALRAALSHRDPNLDGYRDARP
- a CDS encoding alpha/beta hydrolase, translating into MRAPATAAARYRAVRAVGTIGSLALTALAAAPASAAPLSGALATPSSETLGTALAAQRAQIAGIDFGPCPRVENLPPSVECGTVAVPLDYAHPDGKQIRLTVSRVEATGKSGRAVVSRQGALVFNPGGPGASGMYFPMVGPMPEWRRIAAAYDLVGYAPRGVGRSAPLSCQDPEQFTKAPTNSPTHPDASYKAERIARAKAYARGCARHAGPDLRHYTTLNNARDLDVLRAALGERKLTFMGASYGTYIGSVYATLFPGHVRRMVFDSAVNPSPDQIWYANNLDQSFAFERRWADFRTWVAKHHKTYRLGTTPEEVQRSYETVRAELTHKPAGGKVGSSQLRAAFLRAAYYDDYWPMRATALSQYLKGNPQPLIQQAAPHPAAAAEDENGNAVYTAVECNDAAWPTDFPTWDRDNSALARIAPFETWDNAWMNLPCAYWPAPRQQPLDVRTAPGALPPTLILAAERDAATPYEGALELHHRLAGSVLVTEKDAGTHGIAGGPNACVNGHTEAYLLEGELPVRRASCAPHPEPKPLSTGRAAGLPKPL
- a CDS encoding RNHCP domain-containing protein, which translates into the protein MSRNTSRRARTEARAQSFRCLQCGLDVSMTAPGTDHRNHCPNCLWSRHLDDTPGDRAADCGARMEPLAISVRGDGEWVLVHRCTHCGVLHANRTAGDDNVLPLTRLAVRPLAQPPFPLERLGAL
- the hemQ gene encoding hydrogen peroxide-dependent heme synthase — encoded protein: MSDDAPAKIPNAGKKAKDLNEVIRYTLWSVFKLRDVLPESRLGYADEVQELFDKLAARDITVRGTYDVSGLRADADVMIWWHAETADELQEAYNLFRRTKLGRALEPVWSNMALHRPAEFNKSHIPAFLADETPRDYVSVYPFVRSYDWYLLPDEDRRRMLADHGKMARGFPDVRANTVASFSLGDYEWLLAFEADELYRIVDLMRHLRASEARMHVREEVPFFTGRRKSVADLVAGLA
- the hemG gene encoding protoporphyrinogen oxidase, with translation MRAADTRTSQHPSAPDGPPGGLGHVVVIGGGIAGLAAAHRLLDAGARVTVLEASDRLGGKLRAGEIAGVHVDLGAESMLARRPEAVGLAREVGLGDRLQAPATASAAIWTRGALRPMPKGHVMGVPGDASAVAGVLSDEGLRRIGRDRELPPTEVGDDVAVGEYVARRVGREVVDRLVEPLLGGVYAGDAYRISMRSAVPQLFEAARTHTSLTEGVRDLQARAAGNQQQGPVFMGIDGGVGRLPLAVAESVRARGGEILLKSAVHGLRRVEDGWEVYVDDWDLEADAVVLAVPAPHAARLLEHDVPGAAAELRAVEYASMALITLAYRRADVGALPEGSGFLVPPVDGRTIKASTFASQKWGWIADQDPELFVLRTSVGRYGDEKDLGRPDDELVDVSRGDLRAATGLDAAPVASAVTRWDSGLPQYPVGHHARVARVREHVGRMPGLAVCGAAYDGVGIPACIASANAAVDRLTGDVGGKTGDVAGKRDSAQRFG